The stretch of DNA GGCTCTACAACTGCTATGGAATTTACCGACAGAATTTTTCTAAGTAATTATTCACTGATATCGATTGCAGCTGCGTTACCGGCAGCTATGGTTCATCTGGTGTTTTTGTTGTTCGCACTTGGGATATCTGCCTATAGTTCTGTTTTTATTGCACAGTACTATGGCGCATGTAAGTGCGATAAAATTGGTTCCGTAGTCTGGCAGGCAATATATTTTTGTTGTTTTGCTTGGATCTTCCTTGCTGCTCTCGTTTTAGTTGCAGAGCCGTTTTTTGCCTTCGTAGGTCATGCGCCGGAAGTGCAGCGTGAGGAAGTTACATATTTTTCTATTCTTACCATGGGGTCGGGTTTTGCGCTTATTGCAAACGCAATTGGCTGTTTCTACACCGGATTAGGGAAAACCCGTCCGAATATGGTTGTGAATATAATCGCTGTTGTAATCAACATTCCACTTGATTACATGCTGATTAACGGCGTGTGGATTTTTCCGGAAATGGGTATTGCAGGTGCGGCACTTGCAACGGTTTCTTCATGGGCAATGCAGCTTGTAATGTATTCTTTGCTGGTATTTAAGCGAGAGAACGACGTAATCTACAATGTCATTAGTGCATGGCGTTTCAACAAAACTCTTTTCTTGCGGATGATGCGCTACGGTGTTCCAAGCGGTGCAAACAACTTCTTTGATGTTTTTGCATTCACTGTATTCATCATGGTTGTTGGACAATTGGGTGAAACTGAACTTGCTGCTTCTAACATTGTGTTGTCCATCAACTCATTAGCATTCCTGCCTGTTATCGGGCTCCACATTACGGCTTCTATTTTAGTAGGGCAGGCGATGGGGAAAAAGAATGTTGATCAGGCTACGGTAGCAGCGCATAGCGTATTGCACGTAGCTCTGCTTTGGATGGGAACCTTTGGTGCAATCTTTTTGCTGTTCCCGTATGAACTGACGGCGCTTTTTAAACCGGCAGATATTTCTTTTGTAGAATTTGCCCAGATCCAGTCTATGTGTCAGGTTTTGTTGGCGTATGTAGCATTTTTCTGCATGCAGGATGCCGTTGCGCTGATCTTCTTTGGATCGTTGAAGGGCGCGGGCGACACTATGTATGTAATGTGGGCTATCGCATTCTGTGCAATATTCTGCCTTGGCGTACCAATAATGATTGGACGCTTTGTTTTTGATGCAGGGTTGCATGCTCTCTGGGCAATGTTGCTTGTTTACGTTTGTATTCTTGCACTTGCTGCATACAGTCGATTCCGAACCGGAAAGTGGAAGACCATCGAATTGATGTAAAAAGATTTCATTCTTGTTGATACGTCCCGAACGGTTGAGTGCGCTTAACCGTTCGGGACAATAAATATTACCTAAGCTTCGCAGCTACTGATTCAGTTTTTCCTTTCAATCCATTTTTTCTGCCTTTACGGGAATCTACTTTGAGTGTGAGATAGATTCTGTCGCAGTCCTGCTCAAGCTCTTTGTAGCAAGCAGAGACTGTCTGCATCACTTCATCCCATTCGCCTTCAATCGTCGTTCCCATCGATCCGAAATCATACGCGAGTCCGCTTTGTTTAATGACGGTGACGACTCGCGCAACATAGGGGCTCATGCTTGTGCCCTTGTCCATCGGAAATATAGAAAGTTCTGCAATCACAGACATGATATATCCTTTTGAGTAAAGTTAACGTGCGCCTGCAACAATACGCTTGTGAGGCGTATTCTTCAACATCCGTTATGGGGTAATTGTAAGCAAACTCTAGACAAGCGGTGCGACACATCTTACATGACCACTTTGTTTCGGAATGTATTTAGGTTTACCTTAACAATGCACAATAACCTTATTCTTTGGTAACTACATGCTTCTACATATTGCGTATCTTTTGGCTGGTGCTCTCTTCTTATGGAAAGGGGCTGATTTTGTTGTGGACGCTGCGTCTGCCATTGCCCGCCGCTTTGGAATTTCTGAACTCGTTATCGGGTTAACTATTGTTGCAATGGGAACAAGCTTGCCGGAATTTCTGGTAACATTGACCGCAGCGTTAAAAGGAATTCCATCCATTTCTTTCGCGAATATTGTCGGCTCTAACATTTTCAACCTCGGGATCATTCTTGGTGCCGTGGCGATGATTAAGAACGTATCCGGCAGTAAGGCATTAATTGTTCGAGATATTCCTATATTGTTCGGTGTAGAATTTCTCACCCGTCTGATGGTGTCCAATGGGCAGTTAGGACGTTGGAATGGCTTGGTGTTATGCTGTATTTTTGTTGGGTATCTTGGCTGGATGTATTACCGATGTAAGAAACCGACAGGTACAGAAAGCACTGCTATGTGTGAAGTGACAAGCGATAGTGAAGTAGCAACTTGGAAAGATTACATGTTGTTACCGATTGGTCTTATTGCAGTAAGCCTTGGCAGTCAGTTTGTGGTTGATGGTGCAACAGGCGTTGCACGCATTTTCGGTTTGAGCGAATGGCTTATTGGTGTGACGATTGTTGCAGCCGGTACTTCTCTTCCTGAGCTTGTGACGTGTCTTTCTGCTTCGATGAAAGGCAAGAACGATATGATTCTGGGTAACCTTGTGGGGAGTGACTTTTTTAACTTCGCCGGAGTACTCGGGATAACAGCAATGGTTCAGCCTATTGCTGTCAAGCATGGTGAATTGCTGAATATGAGCATGGCTGTCGGAGCCGTAGCACTTCTTTGGCTGCTAATCCGGACGCGGGGTAAGATTACCCGTAATGAGGGGATATTGCTCTTCGCCTTCGGCATAGGTCGTTGGCTTTTTGAGATATGGCGTTCCGCCGCATAAAGTAAATAGAAAGCGGGTGAATCTGTACGATTCACCCGCTTTTTTTATTGAATATTGGATTGTCGGCTATAGCAAGCCAAGTGGCTCGAGCACGTTTTCAACGAGATCTTCCGGCTCTTTCCAACCATGAAGAATGAAATGAAGCGATGCCAACATGTGCGGCTCAAGTTCAATGAAATCTGAACCAATCTGCTCGCGTCCCTGTTCAGCATCCAGCCCGAGGTTATGGGCAAGGTGCAGTAGTTCTGTCATAAGATAGAATACCTTTCCGTACTCGCGCAGGGCATTACGAATATCATCATGACGCATTGCAGACTGAGGGATAACGATGATGCTGCCGGTATTCTTACAAAGCTCTTTTAGTTCATCCAGAGACGAAATAGCTTCGGGTGCCTGTACGGACATCTCTAACTTGGGAGCAAGAATGTCTGCCAGTTCATGCCGTTTGCTACCGGTAAATCCGATTAGAAAGAGAATGCTATCTTTTGTTGAAAATATTTCGAGCTCAGTTTTTTTGCCAAAAGTAATGGTTGCGTCAGCATCCTTTACTTCGGCTTTATCCTGAATAAAGTGATCTGTGCCTGTAATAACTGCCATGTTCTTTTCTCCGGTTCTGGGTGCACATATGTGCATTCTACGACCTAAACAGGGACAAAATGACAGCAGTAACGGCTACAACCAGTTTACGGAAAGTGATTTGCGCATTGGAATCCGTGGATAGGTGAATTTAGGATAGCCGAGCATGTGTCCGCCACAACATATGTGGTTTTCTTGTAGCCCTAACCGTTCTCTTAGCGGCATATAATCATTGGCACAATAAGTAAAAAATCCGGCAAAGCAAGCACCTACACCGCGGGAATGCGCTGCGAGTTCAAGATAGGACAAGGCGATAGCACTATCAGTGTCGTGCCATGTCTTTTCTTTATCCATATATGAGATGGCAAGATGCGGAGCGCCGCGAAGAATTAAATCTTGTCCCTTTCTCCATCCAGCAATCAATCCTGCCACGCTATATTTTTTAGCCAGCTCGCGGTCATTTTTTCGAAGACCCATCATCCATTCAATAGTCATCTCTGCAAATTCGCGTACAACCTCAGGCGATTCAATCATGATCCACTGTACAGGTTGTTTGTGGCTTGCAGATGGCGCGTAGTTTGTGAGCGATACAATGTCCTGCAATGTGTCGTGTGCAACAGTTTTGGACTTGAATGAACGGATAGAGCGGCGGGAACGGAGGAACTGGTCTGCCTGTTCTGTAGAAACTGCGAGGGATGAATCAACGGAGATGAAATTTTCGTTCGGCATTTGATCTAACGTTACACAGTCTGCCGGACAGGCTGCAACGCAATGGCCGCAATGAATACATGCAGTTTCTGCACCGATGCGCATTTTCGGAATGCCGGTTTCTTTATCCTTAATAAGGAGTTTATTCGGGCAAACCTCTACACAGATGAGACATTTTTTACATTTAGCTTGATCTACAGAATAAAAAGACACGGATTTTCCTCGATTACTTTAAATATATAACTTCGCGTTTATCCGGCACACAGGAAGAAATATATTCCAATGTGCTGGTATACAAAGAATATGAGAGACAGGTGAGCTGGTGATGCCGTTGCGTGAAAAGAGTGCTGCGGTGAGCGCAGTGAATGGCGGAAGAATCAGCAGTATTCGCGAAGCAGATAGGTTGATTGAACACTTTTATTGTTCTGTAAAGGAAAAAATGAAAGCAGAACTGTTGAACTCTGGTATTATTACTTTATTCTTTGCCTCGATCTGGCGTGATTCCAAGATGATGAACTGCTTTTGTTAGTCGTAAGTGTGAATGAAGTTCTAAAGCACTTGCGTGTTCGAGACTTTCCAAGCAATGTATGCGACTGCTGATATTGCGGGTCACTTTCGGGAGAACCCGCAGTAGGGAATGCTACATTTTGTGTATTGGCGAATGTGCGAAAATTCTATAATTACATATTCTTATGTGTTGAATGGTTTTCGCCGTAGCCATTGCCGAAAGTAGGGTGAATTGAATAAGAAAAATATTCCATGAGTTTAAAGCATGTGGTCGTATATACGATCTCTTGCGGAGATTTTTGTGAAAATAAGAAAATATATTGTATTGCTACTTGTTCTTGTAGGCGTTTTGTCTGGTTGCAGCGCTCCTAATGTTGTTCGTTCAAAAGGTTCCTCGGGTTTTTCCATGGAATCGGAAATAATGGGCAGGGCAAACCCTGGCTATGTCCAGTGGCTAGAAAAACAGGCGATGCTGACGACATCAGAGAAATTTTCGACGGTTGTTTCCGGTACAAATTTATTTTGGTTAGGGCCGTATGAAAAACCGCGCGTTGAGATGATGCTTAATATCGCTCCTGTGTGGCTGACATTTGATGCTGCCAGAACTATTCCTGCAAGCACCAGTTCAGT from Halodesulfovibrio sp. MK-HDV encodes:
- a CDS encoding MATE family efflux transporter encodes the protein MLSRFKKRWKEPFGYRDVLNIGLPLVVSLGSTTAMEFTDRIFLSNYSLISIAAALPAAMVHLVFLLFALGISAYSSVFIAQYYGACKCDKIGSVVWQAIYFCCFAWIFLAALVLVAEPFFAFVGHAPEVQREEVTYFSILTMGSGFALIANAIGCFYTGLGKTRPNMVVNIIAVVINIPLDYMLINGVWIFPEMGIAGAALATVSSWAMQLVMYSLLVFKRENDVIYNVISAWRFNKTLFLRMMRYGVPSGANNFFDVFAFTVFIMVVGQLGETELAASNIVLSINSLAFLPVIGLHITASILVGQAMGKKNVDQATVAAHSVLHVALLWMGTFGAIFLLFPYELTALFKPADISFVEFAQIQSMCQVLLAYVAFFCMQDAVALIFFGSLKGAGDTMYVMWAIAFCAIFCLGVPIMIGRFVFDAGLHALWAMLLVYVCILALAAYSRFRTGKWKTIELM
- a CDS encoding MTH1187 family thiamine-binding protein, producing MSVIAELSIFPMDKGTSMSPYVARVVTVIKQSGLAYDFGSMGTTIEGEWDEVMQTVSACYKELEQDCDRIYLTLKVDSRKGRKNGLKGKTESVAAKLR
- a CDS encoding calcium/sodium antiporter; the protein is MLLHIAYLLAGALFLWKGADFVVDAASAIARRFGISELVIGLTIVAMGTSLPEFLVTLTAALKGIPSISFANIVGSNIFNLGIILGAVAMIKNVSGSKALIVRDIPILFGVEFLTRLMVSNGQLGRWNGLVLCCIFVGYLGWMYYRCKKPTGTESTAMCEVTSDSEVATWKDYMLLPIGLIAVSLGSQFVVDGATGVARIFGLSEWLIGVTIVAAGTSLPELVTCLSASMKGKNDMILGNLVGSDFFNFAGVLGITAMVQPIAVKHGELLNMSMAVGAVALLWLLIRTRGKITRNEGILLFAFGIGRWLFEIWRSAA
- a CDS encoding nitroreductase family protein; translated protein: MSFYSVDQAKCKKCLICVEVCPNKLLIKDKETGIPKMRIGAETACIHCGHCVAACPADCVTLDQMPNENFISVDSSLAVSTEQADQFLRSRRSIRSFKSKTVAHDTLQDIVSLTNYAPSASHKQPVQWIMIESPEVVREFAEMTIEWMMGLRKNDRELAKKYSVAGLIAGWRKGQDLILRGAPHLAISYMDKEKTWHDTDSAIALSYLELAAHSRGVGACFAGFFTYCANDYMPLRERLGLQENHICCGGHMLGYPKFTYPRIPMRKSLSVNWL